In Hoeflea ulvae, one genomic interval encodes:
- a CDS encoding FAD-binding oxidoreductase produces the protein MPTPLTDPSLIARFAAITGAQNALTAASDIAPHLVELRGRFRGESPLVLRPADTEEVSAILRLAHETGTAIVPQGGNTGLVGAQTPSPGKGEVVLSLSRLNRIRSLDPVGQTMVAEAGVVLKQAQEAASEKGLLFPLSLGSEGSCQIGGNLSSNAGGTAVLAYGNMRQLCLGIEAVLPDGEIWHGLRALKKDNTGYDLRDLFIGAEGTLGVITAAVLKLFPEPAGHETIYAGVDSPEVALKLFRLAQDFCGPSLTGFELMPRIGIEFTTRHIEGVRDPLDAPHPWYVLIDISSGQSQEAARTMLEGLFVAADENGLIRDAAAAETGAQRQAFWTLRESMSWAQKPEGGSIKHDVSVPVAKVPEFLARADKAVLGAIPGARIVAFGHLGDGNIHYNISQPAGADTESFLARWEEMNALVHAIVLELNGSISAEHGIGQLKRDELAAIRSPVEMALMHRIKQAFDPRGIMNPDKVIASR, from the coding sequence ATGCCCACACCACTGACAGACCCTTCGCTGATCGCCCGTTTCGCCGCCATCACCGGCGCGCAGAACGCCCTGACCGCCGCTTCCGACATCGCGCCGCATCTGGTCGAGCTGCGTGGCCGCTTCAGGGGCGAGAGCCCGCTGGTGCTGCGTCCGGCCGATACCGAGGAAGTGTCAGCCATCCTGCGGCTTGCACATGAGACCGGCACCGCGATCGTGCCGCAGGGCGGCAATACCGGCCTGGTCGGCGCGCAGACGCCAAGTCCGGGAAAGGGCGAAGTCGTGTTGTCGCTGTCGCGGCTCAACAGGATCCGCTCGCTCGATCCTGTCGGCCAGACCATGGTGGCCGAGGCCGGCGTGGTGCTCAAGCAGGCGCAGGAGGCAGCCAGCGAGAAGGGCCTGCTGTTTCCGCTGTCGCTGGGCTCGGAAGGCTCCTGCCAGATCGGCGGCAATCTGTCGTCCAATGCCGGCGGAACCGCGGTGCTGGCCTATGGCAACATGCGCCAGCTCTGCCTCGGCATCGAGGCGGTGCTGCCCGACGGCGAGATCTGGCACGGGCTCAGGGCTCTGAAGAAGGACAATACGGGCTACGATCTGCGCGATTTGTTCATCGGCGCGGAAGGAACGCTCGGCGTCATCACTGCGGCGGTGCTGAAACTGTTTCCCGAACCGGCCGGTCACGAGACCATCTATGCCGGTGTCGACAGCCCGGAGGTGGCGCTGAAGCTGTTCCGGCTGGCGCAGGATTTCTGCGGGCCCTCGCTCACCGGGTTCGAGCTGATGCCGCGCATCGGCATCGAGTTCACCACGCGCCATATCGAAGGCGTGCGCGATCCGCTGGACGCGCCTCACCCCTGGTATGTGCTGATCGACATTTCCTCGGGGCAGTCCCAAGAGGCCGCGCGGACGATGCTGGAAGGCCTGTTTGTCGCAGCCGACGAAAACGGCCTGATCCGCGATGCCGCAGCCGCCGAGACCGGGGCGCAGCGCCAGGCGTTCTGGACCCTGCGCGAATCCATGTCCTGGGCGCAAAAGCCCGAGGGCGGCTCGATCAAGCATGATGTCTCGGTGCCGGTGGCCAAGGTGCCGGAATTCCTGGCCCGCGCCGACAAGGCGGTGCTTGGCGCCATCCCCGGGGCGCGCATCGTCGCCTTCGGGCATCTGGGCGATGGCAATATCCATTACAACATTTCGCAGCCCGCCGGCGCGGACACGGAAAGCTTTCTGGCGCGCTGGGAAGAAATGAATGCGCTGGTGCATGCGATTGTGCTGGAATTGAACGGATCGATATCCGCCGAGCATGGCATCGGCCAGCTCAAGCGCGATGAACTGGCGGCGATACGCTCACCTGTCGAAATGGCGCTGATGCACCGGATCAAGCAGGCATTCGACCCCAGGGGCATCATGAATCCGGACAAGGTGATTGCCTCCCGGTAA
- a CDS encoding BLUF domain-containing protein, protein MFRMLYVSGASRPMGERDIDAILAVSRDNNARAGITGMLLWADGVFIQILEGETGAVRRLAARIEQDPRHRNFMVMIEQKVAARAFSDWSMGFRQLDASGAVDQSLFQVSHAALASRIFDHDGGLFLDTVLAFGRDFMAEHQASPGAARA, encoded by the coding sequence ATGTTCAGGATGCTTTACGTCAGCGGTGCATCGCGGCCGATGGGCGAGCGCGATATCGACGCTATCCTTGCCGTCTCGCGGGACAACAACGCCCGCGCCGGCATCACCGGCATGCTGCTGTGGGCCGATGGCGTGTTCATCCAGATCCTCGAAGGCGAAACCGGCGCAGTCCGGAGACTGGCGGCCCGGATCGAACAGGATCCGCGGCACCGAAATTTCATGGTGATGATCGAGCAGAAGGTGGCTGCCAGGGCATTTTCCGACTGGAGCATGGGCTTCAGGCAGCTCGATGCGTCCGGGGCTGTCGACCAGAGCCTGTTCCAGGTCTCGCACGCAGCGCTGGCCAGCCGCATCTTTGATCACGATGGCGGCCTGTTTCTCGACACGGTACTGGCCTTCGGCCGCGATTTCATGGCCGAGCATCAGGCTTCGCCCGGCGCTGCACGGGCCTGA
- the ubiA gene encoding 4-hydroxybenzoate octaprenyltransferase: MPHRSRTTAEHTARVADAPSGNWVYRALPRALWPHAQLARWDRPIGWQLLMWPCFWSSALAANVASSPSNLDTIWYPALTAWHLVLFMIGAIAMRGAGCTWNDIVDYRIDAKVARTRSRPLPSRRISRFAATVFVAAQALVGLLVLLQFNWFSVLLGIASLGVVVIYPFAKRFTDWPQLFLGLAFSWGALMGWAALFGELAWPPVLIYIGAIAWTIGYDTIYAHQDKEDDALVGVRSTARLFGSHTKIWLLGFYGVFAAMMLTAFVMTSVAWPAFAGLAIAVAMLGWQIRVLDIDDPDQCLALFKANSRVGLIVFLGLGAAIWA; this comes from the coding sequence ATGCCACACAGATCCAGAACCACCGCCGAACACACCGCCCGCGTCGCCGATGCGCCCTCGGGCAACTGGGTGTATCGCGCCCTGCCGCGCGCGCTCTGGCCGCATGCCCAGCTTGCCCGCTGGGACCGCCCGATCGGCTGGCAATTGCTGATGTGGCCGTGCTTCTGGTCTTCGGCGCTGGCTGCCAATGTCGCCAGTTCCCCTTCCAATCTCGACACCATCTGGTATCCGGCGCTGACCGCCTGGCATCTGGTTCTGTTCATGATCGGCGCCATTGCCATGCGCGGCGCCGGCTGCACCTGGAACGACATCGTCGACTACAGGATCGATGCCAAGGTGGCGCGCACCCGCTCGCGGCCGCTGCCCTCGCGGCGGATTTCGCGTTTCGCCGCCACCGTCTTCGTTGCGGCCCAGGCGCTGGTCGGGCTGCTGGTGCTCTTGCAGTTCAACTGGTTCTCGGTGCTGCTCGGCATCGCCTCGCTCGGCGTGGTGGTGATCTATCCCTTCGCCAAGCGCTTCACCGACTGGCCGCAACTCTTTCTCGGCCTTGCATTTTCCTGGGGCGCGCTGATGGGCTGGGCGGCTCTGTTCGGCGAACTGGCCTGGCCGCCGGTGCTGATCTATATCGGCGCCATTGCCTGGACCATCGGCTACGACACCATCTATGCCCATCAGGACAAGGAGGACGATGCGCTGGTCGGCGTTCGCTCCACCGCCCGTCTCTTCGGCAGCCACACAAAGATCTGGCTCCTTGGTTTCTACGGTGTCTTTGCCGCCATGATGCTGACCGCCTTCGTCATGACATCCGTGGCCTGGCCGGCCTTTGCCGGGCTTGCCATCGCGGTGGCCATGCTCGGCTGGCAGATCCGCGTGCTCGACATCGACGATCCCGATCAATGCCTGGCGCTGTTCAAGGCCAACAGCCGGGTCGGCCTGATCGTCTTCCTCGGCCTGGGTGCCGCGATCTGGGCCTGA
- the purD gene encoding phosphoribosylamine--glycine ligase, with protein MNVLLIGSGGREHALAWKIAQSPMLGTLYAAPGNPGIADHATLSALDVTDHDSVVAFCRDKAIDLVVVGPEAPLVAGLADALTGAGIPVFGPSAQAAQLEGSKGFTKDLCARENIPTGAYQRFNNAPKAKAYARAQGAPIVIKADGLAAGKGVTVAMTIEEALAAIEDCFEGAFGEAGAEVVVEEFLGGEEASFFCLCDGKTALPFGTAQDHKRVGEGDTGPNTGGMGAYSPAAVMTSELIEQTMREIIEPTMRGMAAIGAPFSGVLYAGLMIDETGPRLIEYNVRFGDPECQVLMMRLKDDILLLLKAAAEGGLAHVSARWKDDAALTVVMAAEGYPGTPRKGTPISGIAAAEAAGAKVFHAGTALDGEQLVANGGRVLNVTAHGADVTTAQARAYAAVDALDWPGGFCRRDIGWRAIERESSRG; from the coding sequence ATGAATGTGCTGTTGATCGGGTCTGGCGGCCGCGAACATGCGCTGGCCTGGAAGATTGCCCAGTCGCCGATGCTCGGCACGCTTTATGCCGCGCCGGGCAATCCCGGCATTGCCGATCACGCCACCCTGAGCGCGCTGGACGTGACCGATCATGACAGTGTCGTGGCGTTCTGCCGGGACAAGGCGATCGACCTGGTGGTGGTCGGCCCGGAAGCGCCGCTGGTGGCCGGGCTGGCGGACGCGCTCACGGGCGCAGGCATCCCGGTGTTCGGACCGTCGGCGCAAGCCGCGCAGCTTGAAGGCTCGAAGGGATTCACCAAGGATCTCTGCGCGCGCGAAAACATCCCGACCGGCGCCTATCAGCGCTTCAACAATGCGCCCAAGGCCAAGGCCTATGCCCGGGCCCAGGGCGCGCCGATCGTGATCAAGGCCGACGGGCTGGCGGCCGGCAAGGGTGTCACCGTGGCGATGACCATCGAGGAAGCGCTGGCGGCGATCGAGGATTGTTTCGAGGGCGCGTTTGGCGAGGCCGGCGCGGAAGTGGTGGTCGAGGAATTTCTCGGCGGCGAAGAGGCCAGCTTTTTCTGCCTGTGCGACGGCAAGACCGCCCTGCCCTTCGGCACGGCGCAGGATCACAAGCGGGTTGGCGAGGGCGACACCGGCCCCAATACCGGCGGCATGGGCGCCTATTCGCCGGCAGCGGTGATGACGTCGGAGCTGATCGAGCAGACCATGCGCGAGATCATCGAACCGACCATGCGCGGCATGGCGGCGATCGGCGCGCCGTTCAGCGGCGTGCTCTATGCCGGGCTGATGATCGACGAGACCGGCCCGCGGCTGATCGAGTACAATGTGCGGTTCGGCGATCCGGAATGCCAGGTGCTGATGATGCGGCTCAAGGATGACATCCTGCTGCTGCTCAAGGCCGCCGCCGAAGGCGGGCTGGCGCATGTCTCGGCGCGCTGGAAGGACGATGCGGCATTGACCGTGGTGATGGCGGCAGAAGGCTATCCCGGCACGCCGAGGAAGGGCACGCCGATTTCGGGCATTGCCGCGGCGGAGGCTGCCGGCGCCAAGGTGTTTCATGCCGGCACGGCGCTGGACGGCGAACAACTGGTGGCCAATGGCGGCCGGGTGCTCAATGTCACCGCCCATGGCGCGGATGTGACAACGGCGCAGGCCAGGGCCTATGCGGCGGTTGACGCGCTCGACTGGCCCGGCGGATTTTGCCGACGCGACATCGGCTGGCGGG
- a CDS encoding DUF6101 family protein: MTNTVLKPVWAGFELRLDPNNFPQRVSYAARDERDEVSVTVDRRGAVVKKVLSKSGLPLSIALPARAFKGVAARAIDHGDGTVTVTLELHHTDTALCVPLLVAHNLDDIAADWRSWSELYGLPMLMVEADGVARPLDDGALPQSEGTPTRRRRHHQIADRRPRFLVRRSTGKMGVRMKIEGREIIARR, from the coding sequence ATGACCAATACCGTATTGAAGCCTGTATGGGCCGGGTTCGAATTGCGGCTCGATCCCAACAATTTTCCGCAACGCGTTTCCTATGCGGCACGCGATGAGCGGGATGAGGTGTCCGTGACCGTCGACAGGCGTGGCGCCGTCGTCAAGAAGGTGCTGTCGAAATCCGGTCTGCCTTTGTCCATTGCCCTGCCCGCCCGCGCCTTCAAGGGCGTAGCGGCGCGCGCCATCGATCATGGCGACGGCACGGTGACGGTGACACTGGAACTGCATCACACCGACACGGCACTGTGCGTGCCGCTGCTGGTGGCGCACAATCTCGACGACATTGCCGCGGACTGGCGCAGCTGGTCCGAGCTGTACGGATTGCCGATGCTGATGGTCGAGGCCGACGGTGTCGCACGTCCGCTGGATGACGGGGCGCTTCCGCAGAGCGAAGGAACGCCGACACGCCGCCGCCGTCATCACCAGATCGCCGATCGCCGCCCGCGCTTCCTGGTGCGCCGGTCAACCGGCAAGATGGGCGTCCGGATGAAGATCGAGGGCCGCGAGATCATCGCGCGGCGCTGA